The Spea bombifrons isolate aSpeBom1 chromosome 7, aSpeBom1.2.pri, whole genome shotgun sequence genomic interval TAAAGCGGCTGCCTGGTTACGTGGTAAGGGTTAAAGCGGCTGTCTGGTTACATGGTAAGGGTTAAAGCGGCTGCCTGGTTACTTGGTAAGGGTTAAAGCGGCTGCCTGGTTACGTGGTAAGGGTTAAAGCGGCTGCCTGGTTACATGGTAAGGGTTAAAGCGGCTGTCTGGTTACGTGGTAAGGGTTAAAGCGGCTGTCTGGTTACGTGGTAAGGGTTAAAGCGGCTGCCTGGTTACGTGGTAAGGGTTAAAGCGGCTGCCTGGTTACGTGGTAAGGGTTAAAGCGGCTGTCTGGTTACGTGGTAAGGGTTAAAGCGGCTGCCTGGTTACGTGGTAAGGGTTAAAGCGGCTGCCTGGTTACATGGTAAGGGTTAAAGCGGCTGCCTGGTTATGTGGTAAGGGTTAAAGCGGCTGTCTGGttacatggaaagggttaaagcggcTGCCTGGTTACGTGGTAAGGGTTAAAGCGGCTGCCTGATTACGTGGTAAGGGTTAAAGCGGCTGTCTGGTTACATGGTAAGGGTTAAAGCGGCTGCCTGGTTACGTGGTAAGGGTTAAAGCGGCTGCCTGGTTACGTGGTAAGGGTTAAAGCGGCTGCCTGGTTACGTGGTAAGGGTTAAAGCGGCTGTCTGGTTACGTGGAAAGGGTTATTGGGTCACGTTGGGTGGTTTTTGCTTCTGGATAATCTTATTTTCTGTGCGTTTTCCTGTAAGAAATGGCGCTTAATCAGGAGTTTGCAGAATTCAGGAATCAGATCTGCAGcgcccggtgccggcaccgaaCAAACCCAATGGAAAGGTTTTGGGGAGAGGAGCCTTCGGTCGGGGACCCCGAGCTGAACGAGACCCTAGACTGGGACGGGGAGACCCGGTGGCTGAGGGCGCTGGAGGCCGACATTGAACTCATCAGAGTGAGGAGCGGGGAGCTGGCCACGTCCATTAACAATATAAGTCTGACGCCAGGTAACCCCAAGGAGGAAAGCAATTTATTTCACCGTTCAGggagccccccccccgatattaATGGGGGATTTCACCTTCCCGACGATCCTTTCTTGGAAAAATTATAATCAAGTTTATCGACTGCTTCGAATAAAACCATCTGGACATCTTCAGGTCCGGACACGGTAGGAGTGTCAGGGGTTTTGCCCCATCTCAGGGTCTGAAGCCtttgtatccccccccccccccgtgatctTATTTCAGACTCTCAGTATGTTACGgtcgatatccctgcttgaatgcaggtgactcagtgaagtgtttctttaaataaagtCAAGGTGTCCCTGATGACCGTATTGGGAATCGTCACAATaggctgttaaagggttaatatttcaagagtctcaggggTCCGCTCGTACGGACATGAGGTTTATGGTACCTTGGCTCAGACATATTGACCCCCTGTTGTCTTTGTTAGGCCCCCCTGGGAAGGATGGAGCCCGAGGACCCCCTGGAACTCCAGGTAAGGGTATAAATGTGAAAAGACAGCGAGATAAAATGCATGCAGAATGCGACGTCCTGTGACGGTGACCGACGAGCCCCCCGTACATTCAACGAAAAAATGGGGAGCTCCGCTGACCGGGAAATGCAGAACCTAAAAATTCCCATGCAAACGGCAGGCGCCTCTGGAGTCCGCCGGCGAGCCACAGGACGCTGGTCACTGAGCTGCTACCGGTGGGCCCCACATGGCCCCTTTTAAGAAGCCAGCTGGGGGTTGTTTTCATTGGTTTGACACTTTCTGATGAGCTGAATAGAAACGGTTAATAGTGTTACCCAATGGGGATTTATCTCTGCCCTCCAGAATTAAACAAGTAATAGAGTAATGCTGCCCCGGGTATGGGGGTTCTCGTTGTCCCTCGGATTTTTCAGGGGTGCACTCCATTGGAGCTGCCCCAGAGGATCTGCCTGGGGttatatttccatatatatatatatggagactTTCTCATCCCACCTCTTATCCATACAACATTCTTTAAACTAATTTGGGATTCTGGGAATTTATGAGCAGCCAGGATATTGAGGGGATCAAAGACCCCCAGAAAATCCAGGAGGAAAAGGTGATTATGCTCAGTAAACAGAGAGAGGATTTATTCAGACTAACGCTCACAAAACAACTTGTAGATGCGGCGAAGGGAATGTGGATTCATTGTGAGCTCGCATGTCCTCGTCTGTAACAACAAAAATATCAGCGGCCCCCTTACtgatttaaaacatataaaaaattctattaattaaaaaacaaacaaacaatgaaaCAGGGGTCCCAGGAGCTGCTAATGGGGATAGAGGGTTAAATAATCTATAAAAACAACCTAACGGGGCCTTCCATGCGTGTTCCCCGGATAATGTGATGTTACTTTGTCTCAGGTCAGAAAGGAGAAGTTGGAGCTCCGGGGAAGGATGGTCTGTTGGGTCCTCCTGGGAAACCCGGAGAACCGGGACCAAAAGGTAAGACAGAAACCTAAAGCCTGGAGATTGGGTGAGATTGGGTGAGATTGGGCGAGATTGGGTGGAGATTGGGCGAGACTGGGTGGAGATTGGGTGAGATTGGGTGGAGATTGGGTGAGATTGGGTGAGACTGGGTGGAGATTGGGTGAGATTGGGTGAGATTGGGTGGAGATTGGGCGAGACTGGGTGGAGATTGGGTGAGATTGGGTGGAGATTGGGTGAGATTGGGTGAGACTGGGTGGAGATTGGGTGAGATTGGGTGAGACTGGGCTTTCTTTGGGTGGTGTTTATCTAGAAACGCGTTAGACATTTATCTTCATGTTCTCCTTGTGGACGATGTGGCCATAAATCTTTTGCACGTTGTGAAGTTCGCTCCTTCACTTCTTGGCTTCCGTGGAGATCTCCTGCCTTCCTCGGTCTGAGCTGCATGTGAATAGCGGTGAGATTCGGAGGAGACCCGATttccgtatatatatagatagatatagagatagatgtatatatatacatatatataggcGTGAGTTGGTGTTGAGCCGGAGGAACATGCGTTGGATCGGTGTCTCGGGTAAATGTCGCTAAATGATCTGTTTCAGGAGATCCAGGGGAGAGAGGAGCCAGCGGACCCCCCGGCGAGCCTGGCACACCCGGATTTAAGGGGGACAGAGGGAACGCCGGTATGACGGGAAATCCAGGTAGGGGGTTCAGAGATTTTTAACAATGATAGCGGTGCAAGACCACCAAGAATTATTCCATtccttaaatgttaaaataccacaTAGATTGTCAGCTCACTAGACGAGGCCCTGCCCACAGGGTCCCCTCACCCCTAGTCTTCTAGGTCCATCTGTTGTACAAACAGAAGTCTAATGGTGATGATAATGGTGATGGCGATGATAATGGTGATAATAATGGTGATGGTGATGTTAATGGTGATAATAATGGTGATGGCGATGATAATGGTGATAAtaatggtgatggtgatgataaTGGTGACAATAATGGTGATGGCGATGATAATGGTGATAATAATGGTGATGATGATAATGGTGATGATAATGGTGATAATAATGGTGATGATGATAATGGTGATGATAATGGTGATGAtaatggtgatggtgatgataaTGGTGATGTTGATCAAGCGCCACGTCTGAGGAATCCTGGCACAAACTCCAAATCTGTACTATTTTCTCCCGTAGGTCTTCCTGGAATATCCGGCGAAAAGGGGGAGAAAGGAAGTACAGGTATCACAGCAATTAGCCACACCCAGGAAGCCACCAGTGACACACCCACAATGCAAACACTAACACGCCCACAACACGGCCAGTAACACACCTGTAACGTGGCTAGTGACACACCCTCAACACAGCTAGTGACACACCCTCAACATGGCTAGTTACACACCCTCAACACGGCTAGTGACACACCCTCAACACGGCTAGTGACACACCCTTAACAGGCTAGTGACACACCCTCAACACGGCTAGTGACACACCCAAAACACGGCTAGTGACACACCCACAACACGGCTAGTGACACACCCACAACACGGCTAGTGACACACCCTCAACACGGCTAGTGACACACCCACAACACGGCTAGTGACACACCCACaacatgtctggtgtattaCATGATTGACTTTATTGCATAACGTTTCCCGTGTCCTCAGCctgatttacattatttttagggCCAAAAGGAGATTTGGGGCAGAAAGGCGAACGAGGAATAACAGGTGAGATGGCAGGGGTTCGAGGCCGCGCAGGTACCGGCAGCCGGTGTGTTATATGATGCGATTCTGTGAGGGGGATTAACCCTGAAGTGTCGCCGTACACCGTTTAACCCATCACTTACCTCACTGTGTATGAATTTCCAGGGTTGCCCGGGAGTCCCGGAGCCAAGGGTATCACTGGTCCAGTTGGCCCCCGGGGTCCAAAAGGAGAGCCAGGAGAGAAGGGGAGCGCCGGACTCCCAGGTAAAGACGGACCCCCCCATGTGTTTATCTGGAACTGGAAACAAACTGTATTTATTATCCCATTGTTTGCCCTAAAAACCTGCACCTACCCCGCTCCCTGCGCGCCCCTCCCCCCGGCAGCTGCCCCTCCCCCCGGCAGCTGCCCCTCCCCTCCATTTTCTCCTGATGTTAATCTTTAAGGTTTTCGCAGACTAACGCTCACAAAACAACTTGTAGATGCGGCGAAGGGAATGTGGATTCATTGTGAGCTCGCATGTCCTCGTCTGTAACAACAAAAATATCAGCGGCCCCCTTACtgatttaaaacatataaaaaaatctattaattaaaaaacaaacaaacaatgaaaCAGGGGTCCCAGGAGCTGCTAATGGGGATGGAGGGTTAAATAATCTATAAAAACAACCTAACGGGGCCTTCCATGCGTGTTCCCTGGATAATGTGATGTTACTTTGTCTCAGGTCAGAAAGGAGAAGTTGGAGCTCCGGGGAAGGATGGTCTGTTGGGTCCTCCTGGGAAACCCGGAGAACCGGGACCAAAAGGTAAGACAGAAACCTAAAGCCTGGAGATTGGGTGAGATTGGGTGAGATTGGGTGAGATTGGGTGAGATTGGGCGAGATTGGGTGAGATTGGGTGGAGATTGGGTGAGATTGGGTGAGATTGGGTGAGACTGGGTGGAGATTGGGTGAGATTGGGTGGAGATTGGGTGAGACTGGGTGGAGATTGGGTGAGATTGGGTGGAGATTGGGTGAGATTGGGTGGAGATTGGGCGAGACTGGGTGGAGATTGGGTGAGATTGGGTGGAGATTGGGTGAGATTGGGTGAGACTGGGTGGAGATTGGGTGAGATTGGGTGGAGATTGGGTGAGATTGGGTGAGATTGGGTGGAGATTGGGTGAGATTGGGTGAGACTGGGTGGAGATTGGGTGAGATTGGGTGAGACTGGGCTTTCTTTGGGTGGTGTTTATCTAGAAACGCGTTAGACATTTATCTTCATGTTCTCCTTGTGGACGATGTGGCCATAAATCTTTTGCACGTTGTGAAGTTCGCTCCTTCACTTCTTGGCTTCCGTGGAGATCTCCTGCCTTCCTCGGTCTGAGCTGCATGTGAATAGCGGTGAGATTCGGAGGAGACCCGAtttccgtatatatatatagatagatatagagatagatgtatatatatatacaggggggTATTGGCCTTCGGGGGCTAGGCGTGAGTTGGTGTTGAGCCGGAGGAACATGCGTTGGATCGGTGTCTCGGGTAAATGTCGCTAAATGATCTGTTTCAGGAGATCCAGGGGAGAGAGGAGCCAGCGGACCCCCCGGCGAGCCTGGCACACCCGGATTGAAGGGGGACAGAGGGAACGCCGGTATGACGGGAAATCCAGGTAGGGGGTTCAGAGATTTTTAACAATGATAGCCGTGCAAGACCACCAAGAATTATTCCATtccttaaatgttaaaataccacaTAGATTGTCAGCTCACTAGACGAGGCCCTGCCCACAGGGTCCCCTCACCCCTAGTCTTCTAGGTCCATCTGTTGTACAAACAGAAGTCTAATGGTGATGATAATGGTGATGGCGATGATAATGGTGATAGTAATGGTGATGATAATGGTGATGGCGATGATAATGGTGATAATAATGGTGATGAtaatggtgatggtgatgatgatggtgaTAATAATGGTGATGAGGATAATGGTGATAATAATGGTGATGATGATAATGGTGATAAtaatggtgatggtgatgataaTGGTGATGAtaatggtgatggtgatgatgatggtgaTAATAATGGTGATGGCGATGATAATGGTGATGATAATGGTGATAAtaatggtgatggtgatgataaTGGTGATAAtaatggtgatggtgatgataaTGGTGATGATAATAATGGTGATGGCGATGATAATGGTGATAATAATGGTGATGGTGATGTTAATGGTGATAATAATGGTGATGGCGATGATAATGGTGATAATAATGGTGATGGCGATGATAATGGTGATAAtaatggtgatggtgatgataaTGGTGACAATAATGGTGATGGCGATGATAATGGTGATAATAATGGTGATGATGATAATGGTGATAAtaatggtgatggtgatgataaTGGTGATGAtaatggtgatggtgatgataaTGGTGATGTTGATCAAGCGCCACGTCTGAGGAATCCTGGCACAAACTCCAAATCTGTACTATTTTCTCCCGTAGGTCTTCCTGGAATATCCGGCGAAAAGGGGGAGAAAGGAAGTACAGGTATCACAGCAATTAGCCACACCCAGGAAGCCACCAGTGACACACCCACAATGCAAACACTAACACGCCCACAACACGGCCAGTAACACACCTGTAACGTGGCTAGTGACACACCCTCAACACAGCTAGTGACACACCCTCAACATGGCTAGTTACACACCCTCAACACGGCTAGTGACACACCCTCAACACGGCTAGTGACACACCCTTAACAGGCTAGTGACACACCCTCAACACGGCTAGTGACACACCCAAAACACGGCTAGTGACACACCCACAACACGGCTAGTGACACACCCACAACACGGCTAGTGACACACCCTCAACACGGCTAGTGACACACCCACAACACGGCTAGTGACACACCCACaacatgtctggtgtattaCATGATTGACTTTATTGCATAACGTTTCCCGTGTCCTCAGCctgatttacattatttttagggCCAAAAGGAGATTTGGGGCAGAAAGGCGAACGAGGAATAACAGGTGAGATGGCAGGGGTTCGAGGCCGCGCAGGTACCGGCAGCCGGTGTGTTATATGATGCGATTCTGTGAGGGGGATTAACCCTGAAGTGTCGCCGTACACCGTTTAACCCATCACTTACCTCACTGTGTATGAATTTCCAGGGTTGCCCGGGAGTCCCGGAGCCAAGGGTATCACTGGTCCAGTTGGCCCCCAGGGTCCAAAAGGAGAGCCAGGAGAGAAGGGGAGCGCCGGACTCCCAGGTAAAGACGGACCCCCCCCATGTGTTTATCTGGAACTGGAAACAAACTGTATTTATTATCCCATTGTTTGCCCTAAAAACCTGCACCTACCCCGCTCCCTGCGCGCCCCTCCCCCCGGCAGCTGCCCCTCCCCCCGGCAGCTGCCCCTCCCCTCCATTTTCTCCTGATGTTAATCTTTAAGGTTTTCGCAGAGTTTTAGATTTAtctgaaattatataaatttgTTACTGATTTGTTTCTGCAGGGGCCCCTGGGCCGCCGGGCACCAGCGGAGGATCAGGTGAGAGACACAGTCTGTGGACGGGGTTATTTGTAGGGAAATCAGGATGTCGAGTGGTCGGTACAGTTAAGGgttaatcactcccatcacacactaACTTTTCAAACAGATTCACTAATAAACGAGTCGTTTGCGAGCGCCGGGTTACACTTCATGTGACCTTACATGACCTCGCCTGAAATTCGTGAAATCCCTTCCCTACCACAGATGGGGAGCCCCACAAGTGGACTGCGCCACAGACATGTCAGACTCATGATACACACGTGACACTTCCACACCGTGCAGGTCCCTGCTCTCTCGGCCCCCCTGGCAAACGTCGTCGTATTTGgtattttgaaatgtttaccATCCCGCGTGTTTCTTACAGCTGCCATTGTTCGCATCATCGGCTCCTCCAGACGTGGCCGCGTGGAACTTTATCATGGCAGAGAGTGGGGGACGATCTGTGATGACAGCTGGGATATAAATGACGCCAAAGTGATCTGCCGGATGCTGGGATTCAGACGAGCTCTGGAGGCGTTCACCGCAGGTGGAGGTGAGAAAATTACCCACGTCTAGTGAGTGGTGTTGTGTAGTGCCGGTTAGGGCGCGGGTGTGGTGTGCCGGTGGTTGCGGTGGCGCCGGTGTGTGTGGTGGATGTGTCAGAGTGGTGTTGTGTGGCGCTGGTGTGGTGTGCGGGTGGTTGTGGTGGCGCCGGTGTCTGTGGTGGATGGGTCGTAGTGGTGTGGTGTGGCGCCGGTGAGGTGTGCCGGTGGTTGTGGTGGCCCCGGGGTGGTGTGCCGTTGCCGGCTCTGCTGTTCTGGGCTTCACTGACTGAAGGGTCTCCCGCGTAGGTTCTGGGAAGATCCTGCTGGACGATGTGAGTTGTTCGGGGAATGAAGCCTCCATCCTGGATTGCGTGAAATCTGACTGGGAGAAGCACAACTGCCAGCACAGCGAGGATGCGGGGGTGTCCTGCGAGTGACACTCAACAGGAGGCCACGAGGAGGCTGAATGATTTTCCCTGTTATGCAATTAGTTacaaaatgggccaaaaaaaatgtcacattaaccccttcgtgttCAGCCTTAGAATCTGTACCTGGCCCCCGGGGGCCCTGCCTGGACAGGCTGGTTATTCTTCCAGATGGGTGCCACGGGTCGCGCTCtctttattatgttatttttcctgtttttttgccGTATATTTGTCCCAAACTGCAAATTTCagtaaaagttacattttacatgTCGCGGGGCGCGTGGCTCCATCCGTAAAACCCgggctttggggggggggtgacacgtCGGGAATAGCCCCGGGACAGTTATTGGGGTAACTTCATTGTGGGGCTCATCGGCCATGAAATATCCGAGCGTTAACTTCTCCCCAGGCCGGGGCTTTCACCGATTCACCGTCAGGTCGTGGAAGTCACGTGTGGCCTCCTCCTTCACACGTGTTCGCGATCACAAAGACGCCCACAAGCTACACGCACACGCGTGTCCACGTTCCGCTTCTTTCTAGTTTTGCTGAAACTCACTGAGGTTTCTTGTAGGAAAAGCAGATTCACTTCCCCAGCGGGAGGCGTTTCCACGGCTGCGGTAACTTCGTGGTAACTTCGTGGTAACTTTGTGGTTATCAGGGAAATCCATAATTAGAACTCATAGGGTTTGGGTGAtcgttttaaccctttgagttttGGGACTCGCCACGTGGGTGAAGGGGCCACGTCTCAGTCAGGCGCTTATCGGATAAACGCGTCGAGGCAGATTCCACGTCCGGTTTCAGGAAAAAGCTGCTGATTCGCAGATATATCTTAGCCACGGGGGAATTGATTCACGCGGAGGCCACAGACGCACCACGTTTTCACATACGTGTGTCACGCTACCGGAGAACTTTTGAGCACCAACTGAGACACTcgcaatttaaccctttatgcaAGGGCCGATTTCCCACTGAACGGACGGCGCACAAAACCCTGCATCGTATGTCTGTTTGGACCGGTCCTCCCCAACTTCCTGCCCATGGCTCCTCCCACATCTCCACCCACATCTCCACCCACACCCCCACCCACATCTCCACCCACACCCC includes:
- the MARCO gene encoding macrophage receptor MARCO yields the protein MENPAVHRSEETNFTPFTLSGAVGSTGMLTFDVSDTNPKPKSGGKAVLVLLCVYLVILTAGIGYVAYREMALNQEFAEFRNQICSARCRHRTNPMERFWGEEPSVGDPELNETLDWDGETRWLRALEADIELIRVRSGELATSINNISLTPGPPGKDGARGPPGTPGQKGEVGAPGKDGLLGPPGKPGEPGPKGDPGERGASGPPGEPGTPGFKGDRGNAGMTGNPGLPGISGEKGEKGSTGPKGDLGQKGERGITGLPGSPGAKGITGPVGPRGPKGEPGEKGSAGLPGKDGPPHVFIWNWKQTKGEVGAPGKDGLLGPPGKPGEPGPKGDPGERGASGPPGEPGTPGLKGDRGNAGMTGNPGLPGISGEKGEKGSTGPKGDLGQKGERGITGLPGSPGAKGITGPVGPQGPKGEPGEKGSAGLPGAPGPPGTSGGSAAIVRIIGSSRRGRVELYHGREWGTICDDSWDINDAKVICRMLGFRRALEAFTAGGGSGKILLDDVSCSGNEASILDCVKSDWEKHNCQHSEDAGVSCE